Proteins encoded in a region of the Lepisosteus oculatus isolate fLepOcu1 chromosome 23, fLepOcu1.hap2, whole genome shotgun sequence genome:
- the pou2af2 gene encoding POU domain class 2-associating factor 2 isoform X1, producing the protein METEYSKRVYQGVRVKHTVKDLLAEKRSRQTNVPRFNGGANSSQPAFVQMSGSHMLPSYYGMRRSFISDPEFSHCHPSKPFAAEVYSSSLSGKPLSCEPSAVSGYSSLIDSYYPDSFGDYRSAAFSTGGSPIFPPAALPSLLPPFSGESSHFLLRDSWEQTGPDSVSQGEGLCSDAISSVPSSGSLTNPESGSPTQYRGSSRSSGLASSQPYSLHSLDEVHYPVPYPGTPSYSCPPYMTVPNDLAPKMPPLSSEESDNPPPSLNDTPSWAKEDGSSSWSPYEIRRAY; encoded by the exons AATATTCCAAAAGAGTCTATCAGGGGGTCAGAGTCAAACATACCGTGAAGGACCTGCTGGCAGAGAAAAGATCGAGACAGACCAACGTGCCCAGGTTTAAT GGCGGAGCAAATTCTTCACAGCCTGCTTTTGTCCAAATGTCAG GTTCTCACATGCTGCCTAGCTACTATGGCATGAGAAGGTCATTTATCTCGGACCCCGAGTTCTCCCACTGCCACCCCAGCAAGCCGTTTGCCGCCGAGGTCTACTCCTCGTCCCTGAGCGGAAAGCCCCTCTCGTGTGAGCCGTCGGCGGTGTCGGGATACTCGTCGCTCATCGACAGCTACTACCCAGACTCCTTCGGGGACTACCGCAGCGCCGCCTTCTCCACGGGGGGAAGTCCCATCTTTCCCCCTGCTGCCCTGCCGTCTCTCCTGCCTCCCTTCTCCGGAGAGTCGTCCCACTTCCTCCTG AGAGATTCCTGGGAGCAGACGGGGCCTGACAGCGTCAGTCAAGGGGAAGGTCTTTGCTCCGATGCCATTTCCTCGGTGCCCTCCTCCGGCTCGTTGACGAACCCCGAGTCGGGCAGCCCCACGCAGTACAGGGGTTCCAGCCGTAGCAGCGGTCTCGCCAGCTCCCAGCCTTACTCCTTGCACTCCCTGGATGAAGTTCACTACCCGGTTCCTTACCCAGGGACCCCCAGCTACTCCTGCCCGCCCTACATGACTGTTCCCAATGACCTGGCCCCCAAGATGCCCCCCCTGTCCTCTGAGGAGTCAGACAACCCCCCACCATCCCTTAACGACACCCCCTCCTGGGCGAAGGAAGATGGGAGCAGTTCCTGGTCGCCATATGAGATCCGAAGGGCCTACTGA
- the pou2af2 gene encoding POU domain class 2-associating factor 2 isoform X2, with the protein MSGSHMLPSYYGMRRSFISDPEFSHCHPSKPFAAEVYSSSLSGKPLSCEPSAVSGYSSLIDSYYPDSFGDYRSAAFSTGGSPIFPPAALPSLLPPFSGESSHFLLRDSWEQTGPDSVSQGEGLCSDAISSVPSSGSLTNPESGSPTQYRGSSRSSGLASSQPYSLHSLDEVHYPVPYPGTPSYSCPPYMTVPNDLAPKMPPLSSEESDNPPPSLNDTPSWAKEDGSSSWSPYEIRRAY; encoded by the exons ATGTCAG GTTCTCACATGCTGCCTAGCTACTATGGCATGAGAAGGTCATTTATCTCGGACCCCGAGTTCTCCCACTGCCACCCCAGCAAGCCGTTTGCCGCCGAGGTCTACTCCTCGTCCCTGAGCGGAAAGCCCCTCTCGTGTGAGCCGTCGGCGGTGTCGGGATACTCGTCGCTCATCGACAGCTACTACCCAGACTCCTTCGGGGACTACCGCAGCGCCGCCTTCTCCACGGGGGGAAGTCCCATCTTTCCCCCTGCTGCCCTGCCGTCTCTCCTGCCTCCCTTCTCCGGAGAGTCGTCCCACTTCCTCCTG AGAGATTCCTGGGAGCAGACGGGGCCTGACAGCGTCAGTCAAGGGGAAGGTCTTTGCTCCGATGCCATTTCCTCGGTGCCCTCCTCCGGCTCGTTGACGAACCCCGAGTCGGGCAGCCCCACGCAGTACAGGGGTTCCAGCCGTAGCAGCGGTCTCGCCAGCTCCCAGCCTTACTCCTTGCACTCCCTGGATGAAGTTCACTACCCGGTTCCTTACCCAGGGACCCCCAGCTACTCCTGCCCGCCCTACATGACTGTTCCCAATGACCTGGCCCCCAAGATGCCCCCCCTGTCCTCTGAGGAGTCAGACAACCCCCCACCATCCCTTAACGACACCCCCTCCTGGGCGAAGGAAGATGGGAGCAGTTCCTGGTCGCCATATGAGATCCGAAGGGCCTACTGA